Proteins encoded in a region of the Shewanella polaris genome:
- the mioC gene encoding FMN-binding protein MioC encodes MAKVALLVGTTLGGSEYVADEMAAQLAELNHQTEVFIEPNINELPDFSVWILVCSTHGAGDLPDNIVPFHKQLMIEMPDLNHIKFALCAIGDSSYDTFCQGPEKITSLLLQYGSKPIVDKIQIDVQRDPIPEEPALAWLLQWQHLI; translated from the coding sequence ATGGCAAAAGTAGCATTATTAGTAGGCACAACATTAGGCGGTTCAGAATATGTTGCCGATGAAATGGCGGCTCAACTTGCTGAGTTAAACCATCAAACAGAGGTCTTTATTGAGCCCAATATAAATGAATTACCAGATTTTTCAGTGTGGATTCTAGTCTGTTCTACTCATGGAGCAGGCGATCTGCCCGACAATATAGTACCGTTTCATAAGCAATTAATGATCGAAATGCCCGATCTTAACCATATAAAGTTCGCTTTATGTGCAATTGGTGACTCTAGTTACGATACTTTCTGCCAAGGACCAGAAAAAATAACCTCACTACTTTTACAATATGGATCTAAGCCTATTGTGGATAAGATCCAAATAGACGTCCAACGAGATCCAATACCTGAAGAACCTGCTCTAGCGTGGTTATTGCAATGGCAACATCTTATCTAA